From the Hippocampus zosterae strain Florida chromosome 13, ASM2543408v3, whole genome shotgun sequence genome, the window TTGGCAGACTTagccaatttcattcattcattcatcttccggaccgcatgatcctcactagggtcgccgggggtgctggagcctatcccagctgtctccgggcagtaggcgggggacaccctgaatcggttgccagccaatcgcagggcacacatagacgaacaaccatccacgctcacactcacacctagggacaatttagagtgttcaatcagcctgccatgcatatttttggaatgtgggaggaaaccggagcacccggagaaaacccacgcaggcccggggagaacatgcaaactccacacagggaggccggagctggaatcgaacccggtacctctgcactgtgaagcccacgtgctaaccactggactaccgggccgcccttagccAATTTGTTTACTGTAATTATCAAccgaagaaaaaaaggagaccTTTTGTGGTGTTATTGAAGAATAGCGACTCAGACTCTTTTTGTCCCCTACTTTCAGAAATGTTGACTTCCTATTTGGTGAGTGGGCAGGCAATCCAGGAACCAATTTGAATACAAACAAGGGGTCCTACCGATCATTAAAAACGTATTTTAAAGGgtattgaaataaaaagaaaggccTTAATTAGCATTAACATGTCTGAAATCACTCTTTCAAAAGTCTTAAAAAATACTTGTCTTTAAGATGTAAGAACCCACTAccataaaaatatcaaaaaaatgcaatgcgTTTCTTTTAAATATTGGTTTCAAGCAAAACTGAACTTGTCTTTCTTTAGTTTTAGACGACATGTGTTGTCGCTGCGCCTGAACGGTTCCAGCACCCTGATGAAGAAACTGCAGATGCTCTTCGCATTCCTTGCGCACACTCAGGTTTGCCGTTTGCATTCGGAAGACTGGAATTTCAGTGGCAGCCTGAAATTGTGGTGAAATGTCTTTGGCTCCCCCGCAGAGGGCGGCCTACGCTCCGAAGAACTTCTTGGAGGTGTCCCGCCCCCCGTGGTTCAATGCGGGGTCTCAGCAGGACTGCTCGGAATACCTCCGCTTTCTCCTCGACAGGTAGGATAGATAATCGCTAATTGATGAAACGTAAAGGCCGTCAAGCGCCATTGAGAGAAAAAGGGAGCCAAATTAATATCACTTAAATTCAGGTTAAGCATTAGCCTGAGCTTGTAGTTTGAGTGCCCTTCCCCGGTTCCtaatttttttgtgacaaaacaGTCTGCTCACAAGAATTATTCCTGCATGTATTTCTCACAGGCTTCTCCCAAATATTACatgacattgttgttttttttaaataccaaggTTACACGAAGAGGAGAAAATTATTCAGGTATTGGAATCGGCCAAGCCAAGCGTTCCCACCGACGCCGTCAACTCAAACGGCAAAAATGCGAACACTGCGACGTCCCTCGAAGAAGGTGAAGCGTCCTCTCCAAAAGTGGACGACGACGACAGACGGACCCTCATAGAGAGGACCTTCGGTGGAAAGCTCGTGACGGGCATCCGATGCACGCATTGCGACTGCGTCTCCGAGAAGGAGGAACCCTTCACGGACCTATCGCTGGCTTTCTGCCCATCGCGGGATGCCTCCAAGTCCGACGAGTCCAAAGCAAGTTGGCCTCTTTAACACAAATTGGCAAGTTAGCCTTATTCACCCAGAGATGAAGTCATTTAGCAATTGAGCTACTTTTACTCAGAGATGCAGTCAAACAAGCTGAAATTAACGATTTTGCCTCTTTCATGTcatgtataatttttttcctttcagacAGAAATCTTGCCAAGTGAGCAATTTTTCTAGATGGTGCCAAAATTACTGCAAAGTAGCCAGAGTTACAACATATTTCATAGAGATACCCAGCCAAATTACTGTTAATTAACAATTTCGCTTCTTGACCACAAATTGCCGATTTTGACTCACACGTGTAGATCCaatcaaattacattttcacaaagCTCCAGACAAATTAGGAATAGAGCACCTTTCACCCAAACATCCATCACGACTTATTTTCAAATGAGTAATCAAACTCGCAATTTTACCTGTCAAACAGAGACCCATTTAAATTACAGAAAATTGAtaattttccttctttttcacgGGGACCTATTCGGATGACCCGCAATTTAGCCACTTTCGCCCAAAACCATATACACTATTTAGCCAATTCAACCTGTTTCAGCCAGCGACTCCGCTAAATCACAACCAGTTAGCAATGATCCTCTTTCacacaaaaatgcaattgaatTTTCACTCAATCCTCTTTTCCACAAATAAGCAATTTTGTCTCCTGTCTCCCCAAGTCTGACGAGTCCAAAGTTTGCCAGGGTTCTGTTAATGGTGGCAGCGAGACTCTCATGCCGGGGACCAACGACCAAACCAGCCACGTCCACGCCGTACCAGAGAGCAACGAGCCTTCTCTCTCCGTGCCCGACCTGGTGGACTACTTCCTGGCTCCGGAGATCCTGGACCAGGAGAACGCCTACTTCTGCGGCAAGTGTTGCAGCCTGAGGAGGGCCGAGCGGACCCTCAAGGTGATGTCGGCCCCCGAGTACCTCATTCTCACACTACTGCGCTTCGCATACGACGCCAAGTGCCACGTGCGGCGCAAGATCTTGGACAACGTCACCATCCCGCCTCACCTGCGCCTTCCCGTGCACCGCCCTTCGATGCCCTCGCCGCCTCCACCACCTGCCTCCTTGCCACCCCCAGTGGACTCCTCGGAGAGCAGCGAGAACCTGGCCAAGAAACTCAAACCCTCCCGTCGAGATGAGGAAGTACAGTCTGTGCGTTACGCCCTCAGCTCCGTCGTGATGCATTCGGGCGTATCGTCCGAGAGTGGACATTACTACTCCTACGGCTGCGACAACGCAGCACAAGGGGACGCCACCTGTTCTAAGGAAGACTTGAATCAAGGGGAACAAGTCCGGGAGGGTCCGAGTGGTCAGGTGGGCGGCGCCGTGCCCCCCAGCGACTGGCTGCTGTTCAATGACAGCAGGGTGACGTTTGCCTCCTTCCAGTCGGTGCAGAACATCACCAGCCGCTTCCCCAAGGACACTGCCTACGTGCTCATGTACAGGAAACAGGAAGCGGTGGGGCAGGACGCTATTAAGGGGCCGGCGGCCAGCGGAACGAGACATAGTGCCGAACCGCCGCTGCAGAAAGAACTGCTGGATGCCATTATCAAGGACAATAAGCTGTATCTACAGGTGAAACTAATTTAAATCACTTAACACAGAAATTCAAACAAGAACATTAAGTTAAGCCTCTGTCACCGAGAGATAATGTCATGTTTTCACAAATGAGCCTTTTGGGAGGATGGGCATTTTTCCATTGGTGCCTTTTTCAAAGTTCACACAGGTGTAGCAATATCCTTCTTTTGCTTTGGTTTCGTATAAAAGACACAGGTGAACACACGCAAACCATTTTACATCTTTTCTGTGCTTAGTTAAATGATGTAGTCTTCTCAAATTTACACGAACGTTGACTGAGCTGCTCAAGGGGAGCATACAGGCTGCGGAACTTTGCACTTGTTCACATTTGACACATGCGCTCTTGCATCGGCGTTATACAACAAACGTCCTCGACAAATCATTAAGACAATACCAGATAAAACGATTTGTTTCGCCTTCGCCTCAAGTCAAATCCCCCAAGAATCCAGGCAGCAAATTCATGAGCCACTGAACCGTCCCTCGATCAAAcgtccactagagggagctgtgAGTACGCTGTCAcagccttttacatttttgtttttgtttttgtttgtttctctccACACAGGAACAAGAGCTGAATGCTAGGACTCAGGCTCTTCAGGCCCCGTCGTCTTCCTGCTCCTTCAGGCCCAACGGCTCGGATGACAACAACCCGCCAGGGAGTTGCGGGCCGtctggagggggaggaggaggagggggaggaggtggCTTTAACACAATTAGTAGACTGGTCTTCTAAAGCTaaataaaaagcacacaatgccaCATACGGAAAAGGGGTGGGGGAACCTTTTTGCTGACCTCAGAGGGCCATGGTAAATTCAGGgcggaaaaaaagatttcaacatCAATTTACAGATGCCGCTTATACCATGACATGTTTCTAaatcctgcaaaaaaaagatttgggaaTGTAAcctttttcacacagagaaCCATCCAAATGATAGCAAATGAACAATTTAACACAGAGTTCCAGTAAAATCAGGCATTTAGCCTCTTAGGCACATAGTCAACCAAACAATTggttgatgcttgctaaaatctctataAAAATTCTCACAGTAATAAAttagagacatattgtaagcgttttcttgtgaccaaacccctgATTACAGTAActgaaacaatagttgaatcaaccgttattattgacttttttaaaatatggtttcagtcataacggccctccaagggaaacagcaactacaatgtggcccgtgacaaaaatgagtttgacagccctgaAGATTGCAAATTAGCCTCTTTCATCCAACGATCCAACAAAATGACTGCAAATGTGTGATTTATCATTGAAGCCTCTTTCACAAAGAAATAAGTAAATTAGGAATTTAGATTCTCCTGTGCATAAATTCAACCGAATCAGCAAGTTAGCCTCTGTTACACAGAGATCATATAAATTATGTATTATCAGTCTTCATGTACTATTTCTCTTTGTGATGCCGTGTCACTGAATGGCCgctccatgctcacactcacacctagagacaatttagagtgttcaatcagcctgtcacacatgtttttggaatgtgagtggaaaccggagtatctggagaaaacatacgcacccggtacctctgaactgtgaggctgacgcgctaaACGCTGGAGCACCAGGCCACCCACTAAACTATATGTGTTGTAAAAACAACCAAATGATGTTACCTTAAGAATAGCCCGTTAGCTTAATGCTTACATAGAAAAATAGTCCCACGCTAACTATTAGCATCAATAGTCACAGTTTTACAACCCTTTAAACTATGAATATTTGAACAGTAATCGTGTAGAGCAACACATTTAGACAGATGATATAATGATACTCACAggtatgtattctttatcctcgatgTAAAATGACTAATCTTACGGAAACTTGCTGAGTTGTTGAAGACCCGGGCTattctctgtgtcaccacaagGAGCTGCACACTTGATTTGATGTCAGCATTAAGTCATGATGCACAAATTGTTTAATTCTTTCCATTCTATTTAAATATTATTACTCTGTTTTTATCTAGTAGAATATTACAGAGTGTTTTTCTTATTAAAAATTAACATTTATGGTGTGCGGGGTGTGGGGCAGTAGATTATCGGGATTTTTCACTCAATTCCAATTGGGAAAAATGATTTGAGATGAGCATGGCCATGGAACGGATTAAAGTCTTATCTTAAGGCATCGATGTATCACTCTGAGATGGTTGCCTACCCCTGGCAAGAAGCACTGAAAAACTCCCTTAGGActgaaaatgtgctcactatttttaatttattgacattttttgttggtgagattttttttccaattaagaTTATAacgaaaataatttgttttaattatcTGGTGCAAACGGCATATAGCACCGAACAATGCATTATCATACAGATAGCAGACCCTCCAAAGTGGAACCATCATCAACACCGAAGTCACACGCGACTTACGCAAATCACACAAAACATTATTTCGAGTTCTAaaagtttgctttgtttttttttgttttttgtttttttgaggggtgaaAGTGTTGGTAACCATAGAGCAGGAAGTGGAATCTACTATGACATAGGAATGTGTCAAATTTTCTAGTTTAATGTAAACAAgtgcacttttttgtttgtgattttgctttaaatgttgATGAAGGCTACCCATGATAGCAAAGGTTATAATAATTGTCGAGAAAGAATTGGCACCTGAGCTGACGCAAAATGTCGTCTTAACTGCTCAGTGCAAAATgaacaatacaattcaatatcAATTCCATACACATATTGCTTTTCATGGAGCAGATCCAAATCTATTAGCTATGttccactttggaggttccactcatttgcatgcatgttggtctgtggtgtgttttatttttcagaatGTATTGAGATATTGGGCATTTGATAACTTTAATATCAAATATATGCAATAAATCAGTTTGTCTTAAAATGGCACTCTCAGTGATGAATGGAAAACAACTgataaaatgtcatctttattgaagCCACTCTTCTTCCAGAGATGGATAACGATGGATTCACGTCAGATGAGTCTTATGGTTTTAATGCTACAATTTACCAGTCTGGCCTTGTCATTGGAGGGAGAAAAACAAGTGTAAACTTCCTTTACAGGTCCCATGTCTGCTCTACAATACTGAGGTAGCAGGATAGACAGGTGtacccctttttatttattttttggccgCCATATCGCTTTAGCCATATTGTACTGCGCAGCTGGAATAGTGTTCATCACTTTGCTAAGCAGCCAAGATGGTTTTGTCATTATGCTACTGCTACATTGCTTTACCTCTAATGGACTTTGTAGCCAGGACAGCATGTAACATTTCTGTCGTTATCCTACGACTGTCATCTTACCCTCATTGACTGACTAGCCAGGAGTTTTTGGCCGCGACGCTACGCCTATGTTGCCAAGCTACATCATTTTAGTCATATTACGCTCTGTAGAAGTATTTAGTCGTAACGGACTGTGCAGCTGCGATCGCCTTTGTTGGTATAATGCTACCGCTACATTGCTTTAGCCATGACTGACTAGCCAGGACAGTTTTTGTCGCTATGCTACTGCTATGTTGCTTTAGCTGTATTTTACGAAGCAGCCTATAAAGTCCTGTACCACTTTTGTCGCTTCGCGATATGTCGCCTTAGTCATATTTTACTGAACAGTCAGGTGCAGATGCAGCCGCTTATTGTCGCAATTGGACTTGATATTTTGTGTCAGTGGTAATTAGTTGGGCCTCATTTTTACTCCACCGGCCGTTGTTGCTGGAAAAAGTCATTAATCATGGTGGCGAACAGGATACATCCCTGGGTGGAGGTGTTTAGCAtcacaatggcattccaatcaGATTCCTTAGATACCTCCAAGTCTCGAGACACAGCACACTGCTCTATAGATTAATATTAACTTTGCAATTTTGCAATGTGAATAATGGTAAATAATTTTCGTCAAAAACAAC encodes:
- the usp38 gene encoding ubiquitin carboxyl-terminal hydrolase 38, whose product is MDKILEGLISSAHMLPVKKAIVKKVVEAAEKEVAAEECQALFAVTTRLILLGEDAFQKQVGFQVLEAYARYHRSQFEAFFSKDFVLGLLQQGYEQLDHQDPAVVDYIHCGLRLLISCPAVLDLFTVVQVEVLRMVCERPGPAACARLAALLSDFVQCVPRDKGGVLFCQQLVRTIGYFHCLASREQELGEYVTQVTKVSTLLQNIWKAEPATLLPSLQEVFAIISSTDPSFEPSIALASLVQYIPVQMITVLIKSLTTDQNVKDANMTKALCRMIDWLSWPLAQHVDTWVIALLKGLAAVQKFTILIDVTLLKIELVFNRLWYPIVRQGALAVLSHMLLSFQHSPEAFHLVIPHTVHLVQSLQADGLPTSKAFLLQFTELIHCMMYQYSGFPDLYDHILEAIKDLQKPSEEKIKLVLNQSAWTSQSNSFASGPLRQAGKSETGKTGLVNLGNTCYMNSILQTLFMATDFRRHVLSLRLNGSSTLMKKLQMLFAFLAHTQRAAYAPKNFLEVSRPPWFNAGSQQDCSEYLRFLLDRLHEEEKIIQVLESAKPSVPTDAVNSNGKNANTATSLEEGEASSPKVDDDDRRTLIERTFGGKLVTGIRCTHCDCVSEKEEPFTDLSLAFCPSRDASKSDESKSDESKVCQGSVNGGSETLMPGTNDQTSHVHAVPESNEPSLSVPDLVDYFLAPEILDQENAYFCGKCCSLRRAERTLKVMSAPEYLILTLLRFAYDAKCHVRRKILDNVTIPPHLRLPVHRPSMPSPPPPPASLPPPVDSSESSENLAKKLKPSRRDEEVQSVRYALSSVVMHSGVSSESGHYYSYGCDNAAQGDATCSKEDLNQGEQVREGPSGQVGGAVPPSDWLLFNDSRVTFASFQSVQNITSRFPKDTAYVLMYRKQEAVGQDAIKGPAASGTRHSAEPPLQKELLDAIIKDNKLYLQEQELNARTQALQAPSSSCSFRPNGSDDNNPPGSCGPSGGGGGGGGGGGFNTISRLVF